In Arthrobacter citreus, a single genomic region encodes these proteins:
- a CDS encoding ATP-binding cassette domain-containing protein has translation MSVFKDLLWFFKQEKRSYLWGISLLVVVAILELLPPKVIGYVIDEMVKNSLNSKNLLFWVSLIFINGLLLYAFRYWWRRLIFGSSLKLARQLRDDLYNHFSKMSPSFYQKNRIGDLMAHATNDVQAVRETAGAGILTFVDSIILGGSVLIMMAVSISWKLTLISLLPLPVMAILTQYYGKLLHQRFHLAQESFSELNNKVQESMSGLKVIRSLGQTKEDVSAFKDQADLVVKYNMRVARIDALFDPTIMLVVSICYIIAVVYGSRLVISDAITVGQLITFVTYLGILIWPMLAIGWLFNIVERGRASYDRIRSLLSVEPEIKNKEKALEKLSMGEITYSIDSFKFNDESNFELRDIYFNVQEGQTIGIVGKTGQGKTTLLKLLLREYEVANGGISVGDIDIKDTTLFSLRSHIGYVPQEHFLFSTSVKENIAFSQIDSSIETVYKAAEIANIHADILEFPLGYDTIVGERGVSLSGGQKQRISIARSLIKNPNILILDDCLSAVDAKTEEKILRSLKDERSGKTTFITSHRMSAVMHSDLIIVIDEGRIIQRGMHEELVQIDGWYKEMFERQQLEELVEQGGRK, from the coding sequence ATGTCAGTTTTTAAAGATTTGTTATGGTTTTTTAAGCAGGAAAAAAGAAGCTATTTATGGGGAATATCACTATTAGTCGTCGTTGCAATTTTAGAGCTACTACCTCCGAAGGTTATTGGTTATGTAATTGATGAAATGGTTAAGAACTCACTTAATAGTAAAAACTTACTATTTTGGGTAAGTTTAATATTTATTAATGGGTTACTTCTTTATGCATTTCGTTATTGGTGGAGAAGATTAATATTTGGTTCTTCTTTAAAATTAGCTAGACAACTTAGAGACGATCTATATAATCATTTTTCTAAAATGTCTCCTTCTTTTTATCAGAAAAATAGAATAGGAGATTTAATGGCTCATGCAACGAACGATGTACAAGCAGTGCGTGAGACAGCTGGTGCAGGTATCTTAACTTTTGTTGATTCCATTATTTTAGGTGGTTCAGTACTAATTATGATGGCAGTTTCTATTAGCTGGAAATTAACGCTTATAAGTCTATTACCACTACCAGTTATGGCTATATTGACGCAGTATTATGGTAAATTATTACATCAACGCTTTCATTTAGCCCAAGAGTCATTTTCTGAATTAAATAATAAGGTTCAAGAAAGTATGAGCGGTTTAAAAGTTATAAGAAGCTTAGGACAAACGAAGGAAGATGTAAGTGCGTTTAAAGATCAAGCAGATTTAGTCGTAAAATATAATATGAGAGTTGCTAGAATTGATGCACTATTTGATCCAACGATCATGTTGGTTGTTTCGATTTGTTATATTATTGCCGTTGTTTATGGATCTAGATTAGTTATTTCTGATGCGATAACTGTCGGGCAATTAATTACTTTTGTAACTTATTTAGGAATATTAATTTGGCCAATGCTAGCAATTGGTTGGTTATTCAATATTGTTGAAAGAGGTCGCGCTTCATATGACCGAATTCGTTCTTTATTAAGTGTCGAACCAGAAATTAAAAATAAAGAAAAAGCATTAGAAAAGCTTTCGATGGGTGAAATAACTTATTCAATTGATTCATTTAAGTTTAATGATGAATCAAATTTTGAATTAAGGGATATTTATTTTAATGTTCAAGAAGGTCAAACGATCGGAATAGTTGGTAAAACCGGTCAAGGCAAAACAACTCTATTAAAACTACTATTGAGAGAATATGAAGTTGCTAACGGGGGGATCTCTGTAGGTGACATAGATATAAAAGATACAACTTTATTTTCTCTTAGATCACATATTGGCTATGTGCCACAAGAGCATTTCTTATTTTCAACATCGGTAAAAGAAAATATTGCGTTTAGTCAAATTGATTCTTCAATTGAAACAGTTTATAAAGCTGCCGAAATTGCAAATATACATGCCGATATTTTGGAATTTCCATTAGGGTACGACACGATCGTTGGAGAAAGAGGAGTATCTTTATCAGGTGGTCAAAAGCAAAGAATTTCAATCGCTAGGTCATTAATTAAAAATCCTAATATTTTAATTTTAGATGATTGTTTATCGGCCGTAGATGCAAAGACGGAAGAAAAAATATTACGCTCATTAAAGGATGAAAGAAGTGGAAAAACAACATTTATTACTTCGCATCGAATGAGTGCTGTCATGCACAGTGATTTAATCATTGTTATAGATGAAGGAAGAATTATTCAACGAGGAATGCATGAAGAGTTAGTTCAAATTGATGGTTGGTACAAAGAAATGTTCGAAAGACAACAACTAGAAGAACTAGTAGAGCAAGGAGGGAGAAAATGA